A single window of Granulicella mallensis MP5ACTX8 DNA harbors:
- the hpnA gene encoding hopanoid-associated sugar epimerase, with the protein MNLFITGATGFVGSHIATLAARQGAKLRLLTRKTSNLTHLPKAAELVNGDLREPAGFASALQGCDAVLHVAADYRLWVPDPADMYKANVEGTRELLRLAREAGVPRVVYTSSVATMGFRRDGTIVDEKTPVSEADMIGHYKRSKWLAEQVAIEAAGAGQHVMILNPTTPIGALDTKPTPTGRIVVDFLNRNFPAYVDTGLNLVDVSEIARTHLAALERGTPGERYILGGENLTLKQILDRLAAITGLPSPKHKVPHAVAMAFAFFDENITGKLRGKEPRATVEAVRMGRKMMFASSAKAERELGFQVRPVEDALREACHWFIANGYAPKHTSSQAGLV; encoded by the coding sequence ATGAATCTCTTCATCACGGGAGCCACGGGTTTCGTTGGCTCTCATATCGCGACGCTCGCTGCAAGGCAGGGCGCAAAGCTTCGCCTCCTGACACGCAAGACTTCGAATCTCACGCATCTTCCTAAAGCCGCCGAACTTGTAAACGGCGATCTGCGCGAGCCTGCGGGATTCGCCTCTGCTCTGCAGGGCTGCGATGCTGTGCTGCATGTCGCCGCTGATTACAGGCTGTGGGTCCCTGATCCTGCCGATATGTATAAGGCGAACGTCGAGGGTACGCGTGAGTTGCTGCGCCTCGCGCGCGAGGCCGGCGTGCCGCGCGTGGTGTATACGAGCAGCGTGGCGACCATGGGCTTCAGGCGCGACGGGACGATCGTCGACGAGAAGACGCCGGTGAGTGAGGCCGATATGATCGGCCATTACAAGCGTTCGAAGTGGCTTGCCGAACAGGTCGCGATAGAAGCCGCCGGGGCCGGGCAGCACGTCATGATTCTCAATCCGACGACGCCCATCGGTGCGCTCGACACCAAGCCCACGCCTACGGGACGCATCGTGGTCGACTTCCTCAATCGTAACTTTCCGGCGTATGTCGATACGGGGTTGAACCTGGTGGATGTGTCTGAGATCGCGCGCACGCATCTTGCGGCGCTGGAACGCGGTACTCCGGGAGAGCGCTATATTCTGGGCGGCGAGAATCTTACGCTGAAGCAGATCCTGGATCGGCTGGCCGCGATTACAGGACTGCCTTCACCGAAACACAAGGTGCCGCATGCCGTGGCGATGGCGTTTGCGTTCTTCGATGAGAACATCACGGGCAAGCTGCGCGGCAAGGAGCCGCGCGCGACCGTGGAAGCGGTGCGCATGGGCAGGAAGATGATGTTCGCGAGCTCCGCGAAGGCAGAACGCGAGCTTGGGTTCCAAGTGCGTCCGGTCGAGGATGCGCTGCGTGAGGCGTGCCACTGGTTTATCGCCAACGGCTATGCTCCCAAACATACTTCCAGCCAGGCAGGACTCGTATGA
- a CDS encoding phosphorylase family protein, with the protein MSGCVAIIAALPREIAGLVRGTKPDVGLLHRGIHLHRLPHAIVVAAGMGSQRVTLAFAEAIAAASISTVISTGLAGSCTSGLAAGNVGEASAVIEARTGERFVTVSPQSAYVLATTEKIASVREKGRLAETYAATMVDMEAATVARLAAAHELPFRAIKAISDAHDFELASLARFEGKNGNFRTGAFAIHTALRPHHWPKAMKLGRASTLALTNLHQALREVVAAA; encoded by the coding sequence ATGAGCGGCTGCGTCGCCATCATTGCTGCATTGCCTCGCGAGATCGCCGGTCTGGTGCGTGGAACGAAGCCCGATGTTGGATTGCTGCACCGGGGCATTCATCTGCATCGGCTACCGCATGCCATCGTTGTTGCTGCAGGCATGGGCTCGCAACGCGTGACGCTCGCCTTTGCAGAGGCCATTGCCGCCGCGTCGATTTCAACGGTGATCTCGACTGGCCTGGCGGGTTCCTGCACCTCAGGTCTTGCTGCAGGCAATGTGGGCGAAGCGTCAGCGGTGATCGAGGCGCGTACCGGAGAGCGGTTTGTCACGGTGTCGCCGCAGTCAGCTTATGTGCTGGCGACAACGGAGAAGATTGCTAGTGTTCGCGAGAAGGGCCGCCTGGCCGAAACGTATGCCGCGACGATGGTCGATATGGAAGCCGCTACGGTCGCAAGGCTGGCGGCAGCGCATGAGCTGCCGTTTCGTGCGATCAAGGCGATCTCCGATGCGCATGACTTCGAGCTTGCCTCGCTGGCACGATTTGAGGGGAAGAATGGGAACTTCCGCACGGGAGCATTTGCGATTCATACGGCGCTGCGGCCGCATCACTGGCCGAAGGCGATGAAGCTTGGCCGGGCAAGTACGCTGGCCTTGACGAATCTGCACCAGGCGCTGCGTGAGGTCGTAGCAGCGGCGTAA
- a CDS encoding alcohol dehydrogenase catalytic domain-containing protein: protein MSRTMQAAVYRAPDDVRTETIAVPEIGSGEVLVRIDTCGICGTDLKKIHTGSHSAPRVFGHEMAGTIAAVGEGVHGFAVGDRVMAFHHIPCGQCFYCRKQTFAQCERYKLVGTTAGLGAAAGGGFAQYIRVMDWIVGDGVTPAGLIRIPDDIPFEQAAFIEPVNTCFKAIQLLHLEQDDTVLVIGQGSIGILLAALARQTGATVLTSDMYAERHAIAAKFGLDHPLDARGDVVAAAKAATEGRGADVALVAVGADALIATAMQAIRPGGRVMLFASTQHGTAPFDPAAVCMDEKTLMGSYSASVAIQQEGIDLVFEGYRSGKLDLTQLISHRFSLDDAASAVHLASNPQPDSMKIVLKP from the coding sequence ATGTCTCGTACCATGCAAGCCGCTGTTTATCGTGCTCCCGATGATGTTCGTACAGAAACGATTGCTGTTCCCGAGATAGGTTCGGGAGAGGTGCTTGTTCGCATTGATACCTGCGGTATCTGCGGAACGGACCTTAAGAAGATCCATACAGGCTCTCACTCCGCACCGCGTGTCTTCGGGCATGAGATGGCGGGGACGATTGCGGCTGTGGGCGAAGGCGTGCATGGGTTTGCTGTGGGCGACCGCGTGATGGCGTTTCACCATATTCCGTGCGGACAATGCTTCTACTGCCGCAAGCAGACCTTTGCGCAGTGCGAGCGCTACAAGCTGGTAGGAACGACGGCAGGCCTGGGCGCTGCGGCGGGCGGCGGTTTTGCGCAGTACATCCGCGTGATGGACTGGATCGTCGGCGATGGCGTGACTCCTGCCGGATTGATCAGGATTCCCGACGATATTCCGTTTGAGCAGGCTGCGTTTATCGAGCCGGTCAATACGTGCTTCAAGGCGATTCAGCTCTTGCATCTTGAGCAGGACGATACGGTGCTAGTGATCGGGCAGGGAAGCATCGGCATCCTGCTGGCCGCGCTAGCGAGGCAGACCGGGGCGACGGTGCTGACCTCGGATATGTATGCCGAGCGTCATGCCATTGCGGCGAAGTTTGGGCTGGACCATCCGCTGGATGCGCGCGGCGATGTTGTGGCGGCGGCGAAGGCGGCAACCGAAGGCCGTGGCGCCGATGTGGCCCTGGTGGCAGTGGGCGCGGATGCCCTGATCGCAACGGCGATGCAGGCGATTCGTCCCGGCGGCCGTGTGATGCTCTTCGCGAGCACGCAGCATGGGACAGCTCCCTTCGATCCGGCAGCGGTCTGCATGGACGAGAAGACGCTGATGGGTTCTTATTCTGCGTCGGTGGCGATTCAGCAGGAGGGAATCGATCTGGTGTTTGAAGGCTATCGCTCGGGCAAGCTCGATCTCACGCAGTTGATCTCGCACCGGTTCTCGCTGGACGATGCCGCCTCGGCGGTTCACCTGGCGTCGAACCCGCAGCCGGATTCGATGAAGATTGTGTTGAAGCCCTAG